One genomic segment of Macaca fascicularis isolate 582-1 chromosome 19, T2T-MFA8v1.1 includes these proteins:
- the PNMA8C gene encoding paraneoplastic antigen-like protein 8C, protein MLFGVKDIALLEHGCKALEVDSYKSLMILGIPEDCNHEEFEEIIRLPLKPLGKFEVAGKAYLEEDKSKAAIIQLTEDINYAVVPREIKGKGGVWRVVYMPRKQDIEFLTKLNLFLQSEGRTVEDMARVLRQELCPPATGPRELPARKCCVPGLGEKPEAGATVRMDAVPPLNSSEKESKAGDGKRGKRKNKKNRRRHHASDKKL, encoded by the coding sequence ATGCTGTTCGGCGTGAAGGACATTGCACTGTTGGAGCACGGGTGCAAGGCCCTGGAAGTGGACAGTTACAAGTCCCTGATGATCCTGGGGATCCCAGAGGACTGCAACCACGAGGAATTCGAAGAGATTATTCGGCTGCCCCTCAAACCTCTAGGCAAGTTCGAAGTGGCTGGGAAGGCCTATCTGGAAGAGGATAAATCCAAGGCGGCCATCATTCAGCTGACGGAGGACATCAATTACGCCGTGGTCCCCAGGGAGATCAAGGGCAAGGGCGGTGTGTGGAGAGTGGTCTACATGCCCCGGAAGCAGGACATCGAATTCCTGACCAAGCTGAACCTCTTTCTGCAGAGCGAGGGCAGGACGGTGGAGGATATGGCCCGGGTCCTGAGGCAGGAACTGTGTCCCCCAGCAAcgggccccagagagctgcctgcAAGAAAGTGCTGTGTGCCTGGGCTGGGGGAGAAGCCGGAGGCTGGGGCCACCGTCCGGATGGACGCGGTGCCACCTCTGAACTCCTCCGAGAAGGAGAGCAAAGCTGGAGATGGCAAGAGGGGCAAAAGGAAGAACAAGAAAAACCGCCGGCGACATCACGCCTCAGACAAGAAGCTGTGA